Proteins from one Leptidea sinapis chromosome 44, ilLepSina1.1, whole genome shotgun sequence genomic window:
- the LOC126977292 gene encoding uncharacterized protein LOC126977292, whose product MSVSSFECLLKSLEPHIRKNYTNMRNPVEPVEMLGITLRYLGSGNSITDLHFKFKRGKSTIAYIIQRVCRAIWTNLLRDNIPELTTESFQTIARGFDVKANFPQCVGAIDGKHIRVCNPANSGSLFFNYKAFFSIVLLAIVDSNYKFVFVDIGAYGKECDSTILQNSKLYELMINNNLPLPQPQPLSGSNIPTPYVFVGDEAFGLSKHIMRPYGGQNLDLQQKVFNYRLSRARRYVECAFGIMANKWRIFHRPIDVSYDFATDIIKACCVLHNFVADRDGFRQRDKFAISVDEFLPIQPVHEEQTAPNVIRQQYATYFMTRGTLPWQLNKV is encoded by the exons atgaGTGTATCCAGCTTCGAATGTTTATTGAAGTCCTTAGAACCACACATACGAAAAAACTATACTAATATGAGGAATCCAGTGGAACCAGTAGAAATGCTGGGAATCACTTTAag ataccTAGGAAGTGGAAATTCAATAACTGAtttacatttcaaattcaaacggGGAAAATCTACTATTGCATATATAATACAAAGAGTTTGTCGTGCTATATGGACCAATCTTCTTCGAGACAACATCCCTGAACTGACAACTGAAAGTTTCCAAACAATAGCGAGGGGTTTTGATGTAAAGGCAAATTTTCCTCAATGTGTTGGTGCCATCGACGGCAAACATATCCGCGTGTGTAATCCTGCAAATAGTggctcacttttttttaattataaagccTTTTTTTCGATTGTGTTGCTAGCTATTGTGGATTCAAATTACAAATTCGTATTTGTCGACATCGGTGCATACGGAAAAGAATGCGATTCAACCATATTACAAAATTCTAAACTGTACGAGCTAATGATTAACAACAACTTACCACTACCTCAACCCCAGCCACTCTCTGGTAGCAATATACCAACCCCGTATGTATTTGTGGGTGACGAAGCTTTTGGACTGAGCAAACATATTATGCGTCCATATGGCGGTCAAAATCTCGACTTACAACAAAAGGTTTTCAATTACCGTCTAAGCAGAGCCAGAAGATATGTCGAATGCGCTTTTGGGATTATGGCTAACAAATGGCGCATTTTTCACAGACCGATAGACGTGTCCTATGACTTCGCTACTGACATTATAAAAGCATGTTGTgtattacacaattttgtcGCTGATCGAGATGGTTTTAGACAAAGagataaatttgctataagtgttGATGAATTTCTCCCAATACAACCCGTACATGAAGAACAGACAGCACCGAATGTCATAAGACAGCAATATGCGACCTATTTTATGACTAGAGGAACTCTGCCTTGGCAGCTAAATAAGGTATAA
- the LOC126977304 gene encoding uncharacterized protein LOC126977304: protein MNTIEEIDIDYLITLIQEREIIWDKSNVDFKNKNLKTKAWEDISKVLFPDYENFTAERKNKVGNDLIKKWRSVKDNYFRYSKKLKEASKSGSGATKLKKYHLYNQLLFLRKVEQNATESSLDSPREINNESTSTNDDITTDNTPRYVPVARKRAMQMDEFEREGLKLLKEPENRHMSFFRAILPSIQEFSDRETLRFQSKVIQIIDEMRYGQTSSYVSGPSTSHQPPYGYQTANFQSTYISDFNNSITSPETSQASEETEYDFSNL, encoded by the exons ATGAATACCATTGAAGAAATTGACATAGATTACTTGATTACATTGATACAGGAAAGGGAAATTATATGGGACAAGTCAAAcgtagattttaaaaataaaaatttaaaaacaaaagcctGGGAAGACatatcaaaagttttatttcctgATTACGAGAATTTCACAGCTGAACGAAAAAATAAAGTTG gtaatgatttaataaaaaaatggagaAGTGTAAAAGATAATTACTTcagatattcaaaaaaattaaaagaagcaTCAAAATCGGGCTCGGGCGCTACGAAACTGAAGAAGTATCATTTATACAATCAACTCCTTTTTTTGAGAAAAGTGGAACAAAATGCCACCGAATCTAGCTTAGACTCGCCTAGAGAAATCAACAATGAATCTACGTCTACAAATGATGACATTACCACAGACAACACTCCGCGCTATGTTCCAGTCGCGCGCAAAAGGGCAATGCAAATGGATGAGTTTGAAAGAGAAGGACTAAAACTTCTCAAGGAGCCGGAAAATCGCCATATGTCCTTTTTCAGAGCTATATTGCCATCTATTCAAGAATTTTCCGACCGAGAAACTCTCCGTTTCCAAAGtaaagttatacaaattatagatGAAATGCGGTATGGACAAACATCATCATATGTGAGTGGCCCATCAACGTCTCACCAACCACCATATGGGTATCAAACAGCAAATTTTCAAAGTACATACAtttctgattttaataattcaattacatCTCCAGAAACATCTCAAGCAAGTGAAGAAACTGAATacgatttttctaatttgtaa